A segment of the Streptomyces sp. L2 genome:
CGACGCAGGAGCATTCCACAGAATGATCCTGGTGACGTTCCCTTCGACCGCTCCGGAGGTGTAGGTCGTGGTGAGGGCGGCTTGGATGGCTGCACGGTCGCTCGCATGCCGTTGGCCAGAGTTCGGAGTTCGCGATGGCCGTCGAGGCGGACGTGGGCGATCCAGACATCGAGGGCCAGTTGTTCGCTGCGGCTATCGCGGCCCATGTCCCTTCTGTATTGCTACTGGCAGGTAGGGGACCGCTGGCGTCAGTCAGGTGGCTTGTGGGGTCTGGCTGCCTGCGACGCGTGTCGTGCACCGGGGTGGACGGGCTGTGTCTGTTGGTTTGCCCGCGTGGTCCGAGAGATCGATGCGGGACGAGCGCCCGTCACTGTTGGTTGAAGGTGTGTCACGCAGAGTGCATGATGTGGCGTGGGGGGATCCGGTGCACACCTCGCCGGGCGCCGAGACAAGGAGGAGTCTCATGCCGTACTACAGCGTGGAAATGATCGTCGGTGATGTCGACGAGGCCGGTACCGACGACCCCGTCGAAGTCAGCCTGCACTTCAAGGACGGCACGACTTCTGGCTGGACAACCCTGAAGAGCCACCCTGACGATCCCTACGTGGATTTCCGCCGAAATTCCAGCCATGCATACGGCATTCGTGTCGACATGGATCGTGGTGCTCCTACCGCGATCGAGATCAGGAAGAAAGGTTCGGACGGTCTCTGTCTCGCTGGCATCACCGTCACTGCACCCGACGACTCCAAGTATCTGTGGACCGGTGGCGCGAATTTTGAGCGGGATTGGATCGACACTCCGAAGGAGCATAAGCCCGGCGCCTACACCAGTCATGGCGACCACGTCACCTTTGGCCTCTCCCCGGAAGCGGGGTACCACCTGAGCAAGGAGGAGCAGGCGCAGGGGAGGAAGGCCCTCGCTGAGGCTGCCGCGCAGGATAGAGCCTCGACCAAGGAATGGTACGAAAAGCAGGGTCTGGTCTGGGAGAAACTTTCCCCGGCCCAACAGGTGATGCAGGTGAGGCAATGGAAAAAGCAGGACCTCGAAAAAAGGCAAAGAGAGGAGGATCAGAAGAGTGCTGATCTGGGGCAGTTGCGCGCGAGACTCAAGGAAGAGTGGGCCAAGGGAGAAGGAGTGGAATGGAATAAATTGACAGAAAAGCAGCAGTTCGACCAAGAGGCTAAGTGGGGTGAGCAGTTCTCCGACTGGTGCAAAAGTCGCGGGGTGAAATGGACAACATTGTCCACGGAGGAGGAGCGGGCTGCACGGATCGAGTGGCATAAACAACGGCTGGCCGAGATCGCGAAGAAGGCGGAGCAGGACTCCTCCGGTGGGAAGAAAGACGAGGCCGCCGAAGAGGGCGGGGAGCAGGGCGAGGACGGCGGGGAGCAGGGCGAGGACGGCGGGGAGCAGGGCGAGGACGGCGGGGAGCAGGGCGAGGACGGCGGGGAGCAGGGCGAGGACGGCGGGGAGCAGGGCGAGGACGGCGGGGAGCAGGGCGAGGACGGCGGGGAGCAGGGCGAGGCCACCGAGGACACCGAGGAGCAGGGCGAGGCCACCGAGGACACCGAGGAGCAGGGCGAGGCCACCGAGGACACCGAGGAGCAGGGCGAGGGGACCGAAGAGAGCGAGGACACCGAGGAGCAGGGCGAGGCCACCGAGGACACCGAGGAGCAGGGCGAGGGGACCGAAGAGAGCGAGGACACCGAGGAGCAGGGCGAGGCCACCGAGGACACCGAGGAGCAGGGCGAGGGGACCGAAGAGAGCGAGGACACCGAGGAGCAGGGCGAGGACGGCGAGGACGGCGAGGACGGCGAGGACGGCGAGGACGGCGAGGACCAGGATGAGGCCACCGAAGAGGGGTGACGGGCCTGCTGCCGATGACGACCTGGTACGGCGGGCACCCGGTCATCGTGTCGAAGATCTTCTTCGTGCTGTCGGCGAGCTTTTCGGGGGTGTCGCTGTAGAGCTCCTCGGCTACTCGGCGCCCCCGTTGTCCCAGTAGTTCTCGCGGAAAAAACAACGCTAAGCGGCTGCGGCCCAGTCTCAGAGGCCGGATCACGGTTGAGACCCCCGGCGGATGCCGGGGGGCCTCAACTTCCGTCTGCGGTGGCCGTCTGCGCGTCGTGTTCGCGCAGCATCCGCATGACGGTTGCCGAGGCGGGGTGCTGGCCGCGCTGAACGACGAACGTTGCCGAAACTCGTCTACATACTCACGGTGTCCTCGGAGTCCGCTCCGCAGCACCGCTGTCCCCTGCCATCCAATCAAGGCGTTTGGCAGCGAACCCAGGCGTTTCGGCTTTCTTGTCAGCGAACCACGTTGAGCTGAGGGGCGCCTCAGCGAATGGGGCACCCCTCGCGCACAGCAAAACGTCAAGCATCGAAGCCCGGCGTCTCCTCCGTCACGCAGCACCACCCTTGGCGTCCTTGGGCTTCTCGTCATCGACGATCTCGGCGTCCACCACGTCGTCCTCGGCCTTGGCCTGCTGGGCGTCGACGACACCCGCGGCACCGGCCGTGCCCTGGGCGGCCTGGGCGTCGGCGTACATGGCCTGGCCCAGCTTCTGGGAGACCGCGGCGACCTTCTCGGCGGCGGTGCGAATCTCGGCCGTGTCCTCGCCCTTGAGCTTCTCCTTGAGCTCGTTGACGGCGGTCTCGACCTCGGTCTTCACCTCGCCGGGGACCTTCTCCTCGTTGTCCTTGAGGAACTTCTCGGTCTGGTAGACGAGTTGCTCGCCCTGGTTGCGGGCCTCGGCGGCCTCGCGGCGCTGGTGGTCCTCCTCCGCGTACTTCTCGGCCTCTTCGCGCATCCGGTTGACCTCGTCCTGCGGCAGCGAGGAGCCACCGGTGACGGTCATCTTCTGCTCTTCGCCCGTGCCCAGGTCCTTCATGCCCATGAGGCTCCTCACAACGTGGTTCGCTTCCCCCGTCCAGAAACGCACCACACAGGCCGTCTGTCATCTCAACAACCGCCATTCGGGTGACCAGAGGCAGTCACGAGACGGAGTCCGCTGAGAGATCTATTGACAACCAATCCAGTCCACACAGGTCAGCGCGGGCCGCACGACTAACTTCCCTGTCTAAGGACAACCGCCGTCCCCGAGCTGGGTCCTCGGAACGGGTCGCACGGAGGACGCGGTGCCAGCCTCCGGCTGACGCGGCACCACCCCGCCGTCAGGGCCGTCTGGTCTGGCTGATGACCGGCCGGGCCCTCAGTCGACGCCTTTCAGCGAGGGCCAATAGTCGGCAACGGGCCGGTCCTCGGTCACCAGGGTGTCGGTGTGCTGTGGGTCGCAGGTGATCGCGATCTTCCGGTACATCAGCGTCTTCGTCGTGTTTGACCGGTGGTAGACGTAGTACTGGCTCTTGCCGTCGACGTCCTGCTGGCCCGGCACCGGGCAGATCTCCGCCAGTTGGCCGATGCCTGTCAGCGACCCCTTCCACCAATCGGCTACGGGCCTCAGATCGACCACGAGGCGATCGGCGTGGGCCGCGTCGCGGCCGATCGAGATAGTCGAGTAGTACAGGGTGCCCTGCTTGTCGTAGTGGTAGACGTAGCTCTCGCTCTTGCCGTCCACGTTGTGCCGGCGGGGCACCGGCATGGTGGCGACCGGGTACACGATGTTCTTCATCGACTCCCAGTGCGCGGGGACCGTGCGGTCATCGACCTTGAGGGTGAGGGTGTAGGGGTCCTTGTGGCGGGTCCAGACCGTCCGGTACTTCAGTTCCTTCTTTTCCTTGTCGTGCCAGATGAGATAGTGCTCGCTCCCGCCGTCCACGTTCTCCCGCGCCGGCACCGGCAATGCCAGCAGCGGTGTGGTGATGCCCTTCAGCCCCGGCGACGAGGTCCAGAGCTGGTCTCCTGCCACGATGCTGTCCGTGTGCGTCGAGTCGGTGCCGATGGAAATGATCCTGTGCTTCCCCTCGCCCTGCCCCACGTGCAACACGTGGGTGGTGAGTGGCGCATTGACATTCGGATACGCCTGGAGGATGACAAGACCGGAGGCCCTCACCCCGCTGGGGAGTTCCGTTACGTGGACGCCGGGAGGCAAGTCCCCTGCCATGGCTACTCCTTAAGGTGGCTGTCTCCAACGCTGGTCGCGCTACTTCCAACCTCACCGATCGATTGCTGCGAGTAACCTGATGTCCGCCGCGTGGGCGAAGATCAGCACCTGATCCCGTCACTCCGCCGCATACCTGACGCAGCACAGCGCCAGGCGCTCGCTCCCTCTCCGTACCGATCGCGGTGACCTCGCCCACGAACTCGTGGCCCAGGATCAGCGGGGTCCTGACGGACGTCGCCCTCGGACCGCTCGCCTGACCATCTATGAAGCATCTCGCCGCCCGGCCGGGGCAGGCGAGACCAAGATCAAGAATTGTCACTCCCTGGGCTTAACTGTCCCTCCCGTCGGCTTACCCTCGTCCGGGCCCCGGGTAGTCAGCTAGGGGTCGGTCCGGCTGACGGCTGACACGCGCACACGTCGAGGACAGGGGATCCCAGCCATGACCGAGCGGCAGTACCTGAACAGTCAGCAGCTCAAGGATCTGGTCGCCATCGAGGACTTCAAAGGCTTCCAGCCCGTCGCCACGGACACCTACTCGGACGGGGAGATCCTCAAGACCATTATGGCCAAGAGCGGCCTGAAGATCCTTCTGTTCTGCGCCATCCAGAGGGCCGTCGTGGGGTCCGGAAACAAGGTCTTCGGCGAGTTCGTGATGAACGGCGAGAAGATCAACGTCAAGACCATCTACAAGGAGTTCGGCGTCCGAGACGACGCGAGCTTGGGGTCGGAGCTCGGGCCCGGCGAGCTGACCCCAGGCCGCCTGCAGCGCTTCTACCGCGTCCAGATCAACGAGTACTTTAAGAAGAACCCGAACATTGCTCCGTGTTTGTGGAAGAAGTACTCCACGCTGAAGGAGGAATACCGGGCCGTCACGTTCCCGGGCGCCGAGGCACTGGTACAAACCAAGGACGAGGCTCTCTATCTCCTCCAGACGTATCGCACCTTCGACGCCCGTCAGGGAACCCACGTCGCTGACCAGGCCGAACAGGTCCTGCTCGCACGGAAGGTGCTGTCCCAGGAGGACATCCTGAAGGCAAACCGCAGCCAGTGAGTACTTCGAGGACCGTGCGGTCACGCGCCGCATAGCCGCATGTGCAGGTCCAGGGTCCGCCGCACGGCCGACCCCGGACTACGCGCTCGACCGGGCCTCGGAAGTGGATGCGTACGCCCAGGCAATCCCAGTGTCCTCGGCTTGCCCGGCGACGTCAGGCGGCCCGCCCGTAGCCCTCGCTGCCGGGCGGGCCGTCCCCGCGCAGCGGGCTGAAGTCGACGTCCAGTGTGGGTCGTACGCCTCGGGCTGGAGGCGCGTTCTTCGCCGCCCGGGGCCTGCTGGATGCGGTGGTGCACCCGATGCTGCGGGAGAACTTCGGGCCGTCTACAGCCCGGCTCCGGGCTCGTCCACGTTCACGGTCCGAAGCGGCCGGTGGCCCTGGTCGTCGAGCTGGGCGAGTTCGCGGTCGTAGTCGACGGTGATGGAGCCGTAGTAGTTGACCGCCGAGCTGTGGGCCGGGGAGATGTGTGCGAGGACCTCGGCGTCCACGTCGCGGCCGGCACTGCGCAGTTCGCCGACGGCCAGGCCCATGTACTCGGTGTGCCAGAGCACGCGCGGGTGGACGACCTTGCCTGGGCGGGGCCTGTCGTGGGTGACGAACACCGGGCCCGCGCACGGCCGGTGAGCAGGCGGGGCAGGAGCCGGGTGTGCAATATCCCGTGGGTTCGGTCAGGCTCCGCGCGGAGCCTGACCGAACCCACGGGATATTGCACATCAGGATGTGGTGCGTCCTTCCATCGCTTCGTGCAGCTGAAGGCTGCTGGCGTTGTCGAAGCCGTTCAGTCCGGTGCGGCTGACCAGTTCCAGCTGGATTCCACTGTGCGGTTCGCGGGGAAGGAAGGCTTGGTCAAGCCCCGGTGCGTGGACGATTCCGGTCAGCGGCTTGGTGCCGTGAGCACGGAAGGAGTCGAGTACCTGCTCTTGGTCTTGGACCTGTACAGCGACGTGCATGACCCCAGGGCCGTGTTCCTCAACGTACCGGGAGATATGAGAGTCGGACGAGTCGCCCTGTACCAGGACGAGCGTCAACGCGCCGGCCCGCAGCACCGCCTTGTACATGCCGCTGCTCTCGCCGGATATGTGAGTCCGTTGGATCAGTTCGAAGCCGAATTCGTCACTCCACACCCTGATCGCCGCTTCGAAATCCTTCACGGCGACGGCAATGTGGTCGATTCCGATCAACGAACTGGCCAGTCCCCTCGCCCTACTGGTCGCGCCTTCTGTTGGGTTCGATGCATCTGTCACGAGTCACGCTCCTTGGTGCCGCAACGGTTCGCTCGATCGAGAGCCTCGGGGAGGACCTGCCGAAGCCGTGGCCCCGCTCCGACCTTGCTCCCAGGCCGAGGGGGCGGGAAGGCTCAGATTCGGTCAAGCTGTTACCCGGGTTGGTGTCACCACAGGGTGAGGGGGAGTCCTGCGGCTTCTGCTGCTCGAATCCGGTCCTCGATGGCGCCGGGGTCTTCTCCGGCGGCGAGCCCGGCTCTAATGGCTGCGGCGATGGCCCGGGTGCGTCCTGCTGCCCCGCGGAGGTCCGCGAGTGGCCCGGTGGGGTTACGGTGTCGGCTGGCCCATTCGGCCCGGTTTTCGGCGGTGGTGCCGAGTCGCAGGTGGGCGGGGTTGGTGCAGCCGTGGGAGTCGCAGCGGTGGCAGAGGACCGGGTCTTCGGCGCCGGACCAGCCGAGTCGGGGTATCACTCCGTTGGCCAGTTGGAAGGCGAACAGGTGGGCAGGGACGGTGCCGCGGCGGGAGGGGCCGGGCAGGCTCGCGGCGCGAAAGGAGCCGTGGCCCGTCGATGACACAGCCCCCAGCCACGGCCAGCACGGGTGTTCGGAACGCCGGTACCGTTTCGCCTCGAACCTGGCGACGATGAGTGGATCGTCGAGCCAGGAACGCCATAGCTGAGCGGGGACTTTGACCGGCAGCGGCTCGCCGAGCAGCGCGAGTTGTTCGGTCTCGGGTGCGGGAAGGGGCTCGGGCATGCCTGGGAGCGTTGGGAGCGTGTGCTTCGGCTTCCTGCTCATCTGGCCCCGTTCGGTTCGATGCTGTTACCGCCGATGTGTCAGCGTAGGTGGTGGGCCTGACAGTCAGCCGGGGGTGCCGATGCTCAAGTCTTCGGCACGGGCGGTGAGGTAGTCGCTCCAGTCCCGGCCCGCCAGGGTTGTCCACCGTGTAGCGGTGCCGACTGAGAGTCCGAGCAGCTCGGCGAGGACCGGAGCGGGCAGGTCACCGGCGAGTTCGCACAATGCTCCGCCGCGAGCCGGGCGGATGAAGATGCCGACCCGGTCATTGAGGAGCGTGGCCAGGCGGTCGGCGTCGAGATGCGTGCCGGGCTGGGCGCTGGGGAACAGCCAGGGGCGGGTGCCCCGATGGATGAGAGGACGCCGTCCAGGAGCCGCGTGGTTGGCGAGCCGCTGGACGAGCATGGCGAGTCGCGGTGGCAGGAGGACCGGCTGCCGGCCGACGGCCAGGTAGGTGCCGGAGCCGGTGGTGGAAAGGTCCTGGCGGGTCAGCTCCACGATCCGGGAGGGGACCTGTGCGTAGAGCAGGACCAGGGCGCCAGCGACACGCAGGTGCAAGGCGATGCTGTCGTCGTTAAGACAG
Coding sequences within it:
- a CDS encoding PLAT/LH2 domain-containing protein — its product is MPYYSVEMIVGDVDEAGTDDPVEVSLHFKDGTTSGWTTLKSHPDDPYVDFRRNSSHAYGIRVDMDRGAPTAIEIRKKGSDGLCLAGITVTAPDDSKYLWTGGANFERDWIDTPKEHKPGAYTSHGDHVTFGLSPEAGYHLSKEEQAQGRKALAEAAAQDRASTKEWYEKQGLVWEKLSPAQQVMQVRQWKKQDLEKRQREEDQKSADLGQLRARLKEEWAKGEGVEWNKLTEKQQFDQEAKWGEQFSDWCKSRGVKWTTLSTEEERAARIEWHKQRLAEIAKKAEQDSSGGKKDEAAEEGGEQGEDGGEQGEDGGEQGEDGGEQGEDGGEQGEDGGEQGEDGGEQGEDGGEQGEATEDTEEQGEATEDTEEQGEATEDTEEQGEGTEESEDTEEQGEATEDTEEQGEGTEESEDTEEQGEATEDTEEQGEGTEESEDTEEQGEDGEDGEDGEDGEDGEDQDEATEEG
- a CDS encoding Tn3 family transposase, with translation MLWHTEYMGLAVGELRSAGRDVDAEVLAHISPAHSSAVNYYGSITVDYDRELAQLDDQGHRPLRTVNVDEPGAGL
- a CDS encoding VOC family protein, yielding MTDASNPTEGATSRARGLASSLIGIDHIAVAVKDFEAAIRVWSDEFGFELIQRTHISGESSGMYKAVLRAGALTLVLVQGDSSDSHISRYVEEHGPGVMHVAVQVQDQEQVLDSFRAHGTKPLTGIVHAPGLDQAFLPREPHSGIQLELVSRTGLNGFDNASSLQLHEAMEGRTTS
- a CDS encoding HNH endonuclease, whose translation is MPEPLPAPETEQLALLGEPLPVKVPAQLWRSWLDDPLIVARFEAKRYRRSEHPCWPWLGAVSSTGHGSFRAASLPGPSRRGTVPAHLFAFQLANGVIPRLGWSGAEDPVLCHRCDSHGCTNPAHLRLGTTAENRAEWASRHRNPTGPLADLRGAAGRTRAIAAAIRAGLAAGEDPGAIEDRIRAAEAAGLPLTLW